A region from the Drosophila bipectinata strain 14024-0381.07 chromosome 3R, DbipHiC1v2, whole genome shotgun sequence genome encodes:
- the ps gene encoding RNA-binding protein Pasilla isoform X1: protein MESTSIMKAAMDRAAEQLMIQQFGFNYYPQDSTGQHQVQPLPQQQQHEHEHEQMQLQQETQQQQAEQEQEHYTYQYQQSTPTSMQQLACNYQPRHSTTTSSPSSTTHSLASGSRNSSSSNISSNSNTSNISNNSNHSTHSSAAYSLAVHSYQQQHCLVNPSHIPHHQMDLPQTPLSDNGSPNGTPGTPGTLTPPAIGTSISPTTAATSTAAAGAVAAIAAASGTATASLGNHAGNYKTASCWCYGESVCSGIEVEIENNNNNHIHHGETTYHMKILVPAVASGAIIGKGGETIASLQKDTGARVKMSKSHDFYPGTTERVCLITGSTEAIMFVLDFIMDKIREKPDLTTKIIDAESKQTQERDKQVKILVPNSTAGMIIGKGGAFIKQIKEESGSYVQISQKPKDVSLQERCITIIGDKENNKNACKMILSKIVEDPQSGTCLNVSYADVSGPVANFNPTGSPYATNQNAINSSTASLNSTLGTTIGGTSSAASLLVNGTGINLSINLGAPNPAPNLAVATQLLEHIKVAMRGSGYSETVTTEVCAALGVLAKYGVLAMGVGVPHTNGAHSTLGNFLGVTTLDQQTAAAASAATASNMFGAVGQVNLEQYAAAAAAAAAATRPTQTQLDAAAVQFDPFRHLGSATAPATTPVSLNNNSFGLTAATGTATTAQLGGLSKSPTPGDLSSKDSKNVEVPEVIIGAILGPNGRSLVEIQHVSGANVQISKKGIFAPGTRNRIVTITGQPSAIAKAQYLIEQKINEEETKRARQIPLTTVVN from the exons ATGGAGAGTACGAGTATTATGAAGGCCGCCATGGACAGGGCTGCCGAGCAGCTGATGATCCAGCAGTTTGGCTTTAATTATTATCCTCAGGACTCGACGGGGCAGCATCAGGTGCAACCGCTaccgcaacagcaacagcacgAACACGAGCACGAGCAAATGCAATTGCAACAGGAgacgcaacaacaacaagcagaacaagaacaagaacattATACATACCAATATCAGCAATCAACGCCTACATCTATGCAGCAATTAGCTTGTAACTATCAGCCACGACATTCCACAACCACGTCGTCGCCCTCATCAACAACACATTCGCTGGCCAGCGGCAGtagaaacagcagcagcagcaacatcagcagcaatagcaacaccagcaacattagcaacaacagcaatcaCAGCACCCATAGCAGCGCTGCATACTCATTAGCCGTTCATAGCTATCAGCAGCAACACTGCCTAGTTAATCCCAGTCATATTCCGCACCACCAGATGGATCTGCCGCAGACGCCACTGAGTGATAATGGGTCGCCGAATGGTACGCCTGGCACGCCAGGCACCCTAACACCACCCGCCATTGGAACATCAATATCGCCAACCACAGCAGCGACATCGactgcagcagcaggagcagttgCAGCAATTGCAGCAGCATCTGGCACTGCAACAGCATCGTTGGGCAATCATGCTGGCAACTATAAGACTGCCTCCTGTTGGTGTTACG GTGAGTCAGTTTGTTCTGGAATTGAggttgaaattgaaaataataacaataatcatATTCATCATG GCGAGACAACGTATCACATGAAGATATTGGTGCCCGCGGTGGCCTCCGGGGCCATCATCGGCAAAGGGGGCGAGACGATCGCCTCCCTCCAGAAAGACACGGGTGCTAGGGTCAAGATGTCAAAATCCCATGACTTCTACCCGG GCACTACTGAACGTGTGTGCCTGATTACCGGCTCCACGGAGGCCATCATGTTCGTTTTGGACTTTATCATGGACAAAATCCGTGAGAAGCCCGACCTAACCACAAAGATCATCGATGCCGAGTCGAAACAGACCCAGGAGCGTGACAAGCAGGTCAAGATCCTGGTTCCTAACTCGACCGCCGGCATGATCATCGGCAAGGGGGGTGCCTTCATTAAACAAATCAAGGAGGAGAGCGGCTCCTACGTCCAGATCTCGCAGAAGCCCAAGGATGTATCGCTGCAGGAGCGCTGCATCACCATCATTGGCGACAAGGAGAACAACAAGAACGCCTGCAAAATGATCCTCTCGAAGATCGTCGAGGACCCGCAGTCAGGCACCTGCCTTAACGTATCCTACGCGGATGTCAGTGGCCCGGTGGCCAACTTCAATCCGACCGGTTCTCCGTATGCCACCAACCAGAATGCCATCAATTCGAGCACCGCCTCGCTCAACTCCACGCTGGGTACAACGATCGGCGGCACTAGCTCCGCTGCCAGCCTGCTAGTCAACGGCACCGGCATTAACTTGTCCATCAACCTGGGCGCTCCCAATCCGGCGCCCAATCTAGCGGTTGCCACTCAACTTCTTGAGCATATTAAG GTTGCCATGCGCGGCTCTGGATATTCGGAGACCGTCACCACTGAAGTCTGCGCCGCTTTGGGCGTGCTGGCCAAGTACGGCGTTCTCGCCATGGGCGTGGGAGTACCGCACACCAATGGCGCCCACTCGACACTGGGCAACTTCCTCGGGGTAACGACACTGGACCAGCAGACTGCGGCCGCCGCATCCGCGGCCACCGCCAGCAACATGTTCGGGGCCGTCGGCCAGGTGAATCTGGAGCAGTATGCCGCAGCAGCGGCCGCTGCAGCTGCCGCGACCCGACCGACGCAGACGCAACTGGACGCTGCTGCGGTCCAATTCGATCCATTCCGCCACCTGGGCTCGGCCACGGCGCCGGCCACTACACCCGTATCGCTGAACAACAACAGCTTCGGGCTGACGGCCGCCACGGGCACGGCGACCACGGCACAGCTGGGCGGACTCAGCAAGAGCCCCACCCCGGGCGACCTCAGTTCCAAGGACTCGAAGAACGTCGAGGTGCCGGAAGTGATTATCGGCGCTATTCTAG GTCCGAACGGTCGTAGTTTAGTTGAAATTCAACATGTTTCTGGCGCAAATGTGCAAATTTCCAAAAAGGGCATATTCGCACCTGGCACTAGAAATCGCATTGTAACCATAACTGGTCAGCCGAGTGCCATTGCCAAAGCGCAATATCTAATTGAACAGAAAATCAACGAGGAGGAGACAAAGAGGGCGCGACAAATTCCATTAACCACTGTTGTGAATTAA
- the ps gene encoding RNA-binding protein Pasilla isoform X3, with product MAEDATMETCPSPEIGDSRKRPLDSDPENEQTKRSHFSSGESVCSGIEVEIENNNNNHIHHGETTYHMKILVPAVASGAIIGKGGETIASLQKDTGARVKMSKSHDFYPGTTERVCLITGSTEAIMFVLDFIMDKIREKPDLTTKIIDAESKQTQERDKQVKILVPNSTAGMIIGKGGAFIKQIKEESGSYVQISQKPKDVSLQERCITIIGDKENNKNACKMILSKIVEDPQSGTCLNVSYADVSGPVANFNPTGSPYATNQNAINSSTASLNSTLGTTIGGTSSAASLLVNGTGINLSINLGAPNPAPNLAVATQLLEHIKVAMRGSGYSETVTTEVCAALGVLAKYGVLAMGVGVPHTNGAHSTLGNFLGVTTLDQQTAAAASAATASNMFGAVGQVNLEQYAAAAAAAAAATRPTQTQLDAAAVQFDPFRHLGSATAPATTPVSLNNNSFGLTAATGTATTAQLGGLSKSPTPGDLSSKDSKNVEVPEVIIGAILGPNGRSLVEIQHVSGANVQISKKGIFAPGTRNRIVTITGQPSAIAKAQYLIEQKINEEETKRARQIPLTTVVN from the exons GTGAGTCAGTTTGTTCTGGAATTGAggttgaaattgaaaataataacaataatcatATTCATCATG GCGAGACAACGTATCACATGAAGATATTGGTGCCCGCGGTGGCCTCCGGGGCCATCATCGGCAAAGGGGGCGAGACGATCGCCTCCCTCCAGAAAGACACGGGTGCTAGGGTCAAGATGTCAAAATCCCATGACTTCTACCCGG GCACTACTGAACGTGTGTGCCTGATTACCGGCTCCACGGAGGCCATCATGTTCGTTTTGGACTTTATCATGGACAAAATCCGTGAGAAGCCCGACCTAACCACAAAGATCATCGATGCCGAGTCGAAACAGACCCAGGAGCGTGACAAGCAGGTCAAGATCCTGGTTCCTAACTCGACCGCCGGCATGATCATCGGCAAGGGGGGTGCCTTCATTAAACAAATCAAGGAGGAGAGCGGCTCCTACGTCCAGATCTCGCAGAAGCCCAAGGATGTATCGCTGCAGGAGCGCTGCATCACCATCATTGGCGACAAGGAGAACAACAAGAACGCCTGCAAAATGATCCTCTCGAAGATCGTCGAGGACCCGCAGTCAGGCACCTGCCTTAACGTATCCTACGCGGATGTCAGTGGCCCGGTGGCCAACTTCAATCCGACCGGTTCTCCGTATGCCACCAACCAGAATGCCATCAATTCGAGCACCGCCTCGCTCAACTCCACGCTGGGTACAACGATCGGCGGCACTAGCTCCGCTGCCAGCCTGCTAGTCAACGGCACCGGCATTAACTTGTCCATCAACCTGGGCGCTCCCAATCCGGCGCCCAATCTAGCGGTTGCCACTCAACTTCTTGAGCATATTAAG GTTGCCATGCGCGGCTCTGGATATTCGGAGACCGTCACCACTGAAGTCTGCGCCGCTTTGGGCGTGCTGGCCAAGTACGGCGTTCTCGCCATGGGCGTGGGAGTACCGCACACCAATGGCGCCCACTCGACACTGGGCAACTTCCTCGGGGTAACGACACTGGACCAGCAGACTGCGGCCGCCGCATCCGCGGCCACCGCCAGCAACATGTTCGGGGCCGTCGGCCAGGTGAATCTGGAGCAGTATGCCGCAGCAGCGGCCGCTGCAGCTGCCGCGACCCGACCGACGCAGACGCAACTGGACGCTGCTGCGGTCCAATTCGATCCATTCCGCCACCTGGGCTCGGCCACGGCGCCGGCCACTACACCCGTATCGCTGAACAACAACAGCTTCGGGCTGACGGCCGCCACGGGCACGGCGACCACGGCACAGCTGGGCGGACTCAGCAAGAGCCCCACCCCGGGCGACCTCAGTTCCAAGGACTCGAAGAACGTCGAGGTGCCGGAAGTGATTATCGGCGCTATTCTAG GTCCGAACGGTCGTAGTTTAGTTGAAATTCAACATGTTTCTGGCGCAAATGTGCAAATTTCCAAAAAGGGCATATTCGCACCTGGCACTAGAAATCGCATTGTAACCATAACTGGTCAGCCGAGTGCCATTGCCAAAGCGCAATATCTAATTGAACAGAAAATCAACGAGGAGGAGACAAAGAGGGCGCGACAAATTCCATTAACCACTGTTGTGAATTAA
- the ps gene encoding RNA-binding protein Pasilla isoform X2 yields MESTSIMKAAMDRAAEQLMIQQFGFNYYPQDSTGQHQVQPLPQQQQHEHEHEQMQLQQETQQQQAEQEQEHYTYQYQQSTPTSMQQLACNYQPRHSTTTSSPSSTTHSLASGSRNSSSSNISSNSNTSNISNNSNHSTHSSAAYSLAVHSYQQQHCLVNPSHIPHHQMDLPQTPLSDNGSPNGTPGTPGTLTPPAIGTSISPTTAATSTAAAGAVAAIAAASGTATASLGNHAGNYKTASCWCYGETTYHMKILVPAVASGAIIGKGGETIASLQKDTGARVKMSKSHDFYPGTTERVCLITGSTEAIMFVLDFIMDKIREKPDLTTKIIDAESKQTQERDKQVKILVPNSTAGMIIGKGGAFIKQIKEESGSYVQISQKPKDVSLQERCITIIGDKENNKNACKMILSKIVEDPQSGTCLNVSYADVSGPVANFNPTGSPYATNQNAINSSTASLNSTLGTTIGGTSSAASLLVNGTGINLSINLGAPNPAPNLAVATQLLEHIKVAMRGSGYSETVTTEVCAALGVLAKYGVLAMGVGVPHTNGAHSTLGNFLGVTTLDQQTAAAASAATASNMFGAVGQVNLEQYAAAAAAAAAATRPTQTQLDAAAVQFDPFRHLGSATAPATTPVSLNNNSFGLTAATGTATTAQLGGLSKSPTPGDLSSKDSKNVEVPEVIIGAILGPNGRSLVEIQHVSGANVQISKKGIFAPGTRNRIVTITGQPSAIAKAQYLIEQKINEEETKRARQIPLTTVVN; encoded by the exons ATGGAGAGTACGAGTATTATGAAGGCCGCCATGGACAGGGCTGCCGAGCAGCTGATGATCCAGCAGTTTGGCTTTAATTATTATCCTCAGGACTCGACGGGGCAGCATCAGGTGCAACCGCTaccgcaacagcaacagcacgAACACGAGCACGAGCAAATGCAATTGCAACAGGAgacgcaacaacaacaagcagaacaagaacaagaacattATACATACCAATATCAGCAATCAACGCCTACATCTATGCAGCAATTAGCTTGTAACTATCAGCCACGACATTCCACAACCACGTCGTCGCCCTCATCAACAACACATTCGCTGGCCAGCGGCAGtagaaacagcagcagcagcaacatcagcagcaatagcaacaccagcaacattagcaacaacagcaatcaCAGCACCCATAGCAGCGCTGCATACTCATTAGCCGTTCATAGCTATCAGCAGCAACACTGCCTAGTTAATCCCAGTCATATTCCGCACCACCAGATGGATCTGCCGCAGACGCCACTGAGTGATAATGGGTCGCCGAATGGTACGCCTGGCACGCCAGGCACCCTAACACCACCCGCCATTGGAACATCAATATCGCCAACCACAGCAGCGACATCGactgcagcagcaggagcagttgCAGCAATTGCAGCAGCATCTGGCACTGCAACAGCATCGTTGGGCAATCATGCTGGCAACTATAAGACTGCCTCCTGTTGGTGTTACG GCGAGACAACGTATCACATGAAGATATTGGTGCCCGCGGTGGCCTCCGGGGCCATCATCGGCAAAGGGGGCGAGACGATCGCCTCCCTCCAGAAAGACACGGGTGCTAGGGTCAAGATGTCAAAATCCCATGACTTCTACCCGG GCACTACTGAACGTGTGTGCCTGATTACCGGCTCCACGGAGGCCATCATGTTCGTTTTGGACTTTATCATGGACAAAATCCGTGAGAAGCCCGACCTAACCACAAAGATCATCGATGCCGAGTCGAAACAGACCCAGGAGCGTGACAAGCAGGTCAAGATCCTGGTTCCTAACTCGACCGCCGGCATGATCATCGGCAAGGGGGGTGCCTTCATTAAACAAATCAAGGAGGAGAGCGGCTCCTACGTCCAGATCTCGCAGAAGCCCAAGGATGTATCGCTGCAGGAGCGCTGCATCACCATCATTGGCGACAAGGAGAACAACAAGAACGCCTGCAAAATGATCCTCTCGAAGATCGTCGAGGACCCGCAGTCAGGCACCTGCCTTAACGTATCCTACGCGGATGTCAGTGGCCCGGTGGCCAACTTCAATCCGACCGGTTCTCCGTATGCCACCAACCAGAATGCCATCAATTCGAGCACCGCCTCGCTCAACTCCACGCTGGGTACAACGATCGGCGGCACTAGCTCCGCTGCCAGCCTGCTAGTCAACGGCACCGGCATTAACTTGTCCATCAACCTGGGCGCTCCCAATCCGGCGCCCAATCTAGCGGTTGCCACTCAACTTCTTGAGCATATTAAG GTTGCCATGCGCGGCTCTGGATATTCGGAGACCGTCACCACTGAAGTCTGCGCCGCTTTGGGCGTGCTGGCCAAGTACGGCGTTCTCGCCATGGGCGTGGGAGTACCGCACACCAATGGCGCCCACTCGACACTGGGCAACTTCCTCGGGGTAACGACACTGGACCAGCAGACTGCGGCCGCCGCATCCGCGGCCACCGCCAGCAACATGTTCGGGGCCGTCGGCCAGGTGAATCTGGAGCAGTATGCCGCAGCAGCGGCCGCTGCAGCTGCCGCGACCCGACCGACGCAGACGCAACTGGACGCTGCTGCGGTCCAATTCGATCCATTCCGCCACCTGGGCTCGGCCACGGCGCCGGCCACTACACCCGTATCGCTGAACAACAACAGCTTCGGGCTGACGGCCGCCACGGGCACGGCGACCACGGCACAGCTGGGCGGACTCAGCAAGAGCCCCACCCCGGGCGACCTCAGTTCCAAGGACTCGAAGAACGTCGAGGTGCCGGAAGTGATTATCGGCGCTATTCTAG GTCCGAACGGTCGTAGTTTAGTTGAAATTCAACATGTTTCTGGCGCAAATGTGCAAATTTCCAAAAAGGGCATATTCGCACCTGGCACTAGAAATCGCATTGTAACCATAACTGGTCAGCCGAGTGCCATTGCCAAAGCGCAATATCTAATTGAACAGAAAATCAACGAGGAGGAGACAAAGAGGGCGCGACAAATTCCATTAACCACTGTTGTGAATTAA
- the ps gene encoding RNA-binding protein Pasilla isoform X4 yields the protein MMQHEAPQHPHHHQQLQQQSSFQLQQNFCESVCSGIEVEIENNNNNHIHHGETTYHMKILVPAVASGAIIGKGGETIASLQKDTGARVKMSKSHDFYPGTTERVCLITGSTEAIMFVLDFIMDKIREKPDLTTKIIDAESKQTQERDKQVKILVPNSTAGMIIGKGGAFIKQIKEESGSYVQISQKPKDVSLQERCITIIGDKENNKNACKMILSKIVEDPQSGTCLNVSYADVSGPVANFNPTGSPYATNQNAINSSTASLNSTLGTTIGGTSSAASLLVNGTGINLSINLGAPNPAPNLAVATQLLEHIKVAMRGSGYSETVTTEVCAALGVLAKYGVLAMGVGVPHTNGAHSTLGNFLGVTTLDQQTAAAASAATASNMFGAVGQVNLEQYAAAAAAAAAATRPTQTQLDAAAVQFDPFRHLGSATAPATTPVSLNNNSFGLTAATGTATTAQLGGLSKSPTPGDLSSKDSKNVEVPEVIIGAILGPNGRSLVEIQHVSGANVQISKKGIFAPGTRNRIVTITGQPSAIAKAQYLIEQKINEEETKRARQIPLTTVVN from the exons GTGAGTCAGTTTGTTCTGGAATTGAggttgaaattgaaaataataacaataatcatATTCATCATG GCGAGACAACGTATCACATGAAGATATTGGTGCCCGCGGTGGCCTCCGGGGCCATCATCGGCAAAGGGGGCGAGACGATCGCCTCCCTCCAGAAAGACACGGGTGCTAGGGTCAAGATGTCAAAATCCCATGACTTCTACCCGG GCACTACTGAACGTGTGTGCCTGATTACCGGCTCCACGGAGGCCATCATGTTCGTTTTGGACTTTATCATGGACAAAATCCGTGAGAAGCCCGACCTAACCACAAAGATCATCGATGCCGAGTCGAAACAGACCCAGGAGCGTGACAAGCAGGTCAAGATCCTGGTTCCTAACTCGACCGCCGGCATGATCATCGGCAAGGGGGGTGCCTTCATTAAACAAATCAAGGAGGAGAGCGGCTCCTACGTCCAGATCTCGCAGAAGCCCAAGGATGTATCGCTGCAGGAGCGCTGCATCACCATCATTGGCGACAAGGAGAACAACAAGAACGCCTGCAAAATGATCCTCTCGAAGATCGTCGAGGACCCGCAGTCAGGCACCTGCCTTAACGTATCCTACGCGGATGTCAGTGGCCCGGTGGCCAACTTCAATCCGACCGGTTCTCCGTATGCCACCAACCAGAATGCCATCAATTCGAGCACCGCCTCGCTCAACTCCACGCTGGGTACAACGATCGGCGGCACTAGCTCCGCTGCCAGCCTGCTAGTCAACGGCACCGGCATTAACTTGTCCATCAACCTGGGCGCTCCCAATCCGGCGCCCAATCTAGCGGTTGCCACTCAACTTCTTGAGCATATTAAG GTTGCCATGCGCGGCTCTGGATATTCGGAGACCGTCACCACTGAAGTCTGCGCCGCTTTGGGCGTGCTGGCCAAGTACGGCGTTCTCGCCATGGGCGTGGGAGTACCGCACACCAATGGCGCCCACTCGACACTGGGCAACTTCCTCGGGGTAACGACACTGGACCAGCAGACTGCGGCCGCCGCATCCGCGGCCACCGCCAGCAACATGTTCGGGGCCGTCGGCCAGGTGAATCTGGAGCAGTATGCCGCAGCAGCGGCCGCTGCAGCTGCCGCGACCCGACCGACGCAGACGCAACTGGACGCTGCTGCGGTCCAATTCGATCCATTCCGCCACCTGGGCTCGGCCACGGCGCCGGCCACTACACCCGTATCGCTGAACAACAACAGCTTCGGGCTGACGGCCGCCACGGGCACGGCGACCACGGCACAGCTGGGCGGACTCAGCAAGAGCCCCACCCCGGGCGACCTCAGTTCCAAGGACTCGAAGAACGTCGAGGTGCCGGAAGTGATTATCGGCGCTATTCTAG GTCCGAACGGTCGTAGTTTAGTTGAAATTCAACATGTTTCTGGCGCAAATGTGCAAATTTCCAAAAAGGGCATATTCGCACCTGGCACTAGAAATCGCATTGTAACCATAACTGGTCAGCCGAGTGCCATTGCCAAAGCGCAATATCTAATTGAACAGAAAATCAACGAGGAGGAGACAAAGAGGGCGCGACAAATTCCATTAACCACTGTTGTGAATTAA
- the ps gene encoding RNA-binding protein Pasilla isoform X5, whose product MCFNFNKKRANCLNVASKFLSFTPFIGMRKFCSSESVCSGIEVEIENNNNNHIHHGETTYHMKILVPAVASGAIIGKGGETIASLQKDTGARVKMSKSHDFYPGTTERVCLITGSTEAIMFVLDFIMDKIREKPDLTTKIIDAESKQTQERDKQVKILVPNSTAGMIIGKGGAFIKQIKEESGSYVQISQKPKDVSLQERCITIIGDKENNKNACKMILSKIVEDPQSGTCLNVSYADVSGPVANFNPTGSPYATNQNAINSSTASLNSTLGTTIGGTSSAASLLVNGTGINLSINLGAPNPAPNLAVATQLLEHIKVAMRGSGYSETVTTEVCAALGVLAKYGVLAMGVGVPHTNGAHSTLGNFLGVTTLDQQTAAAASAATASNMFGAVGQVNLEQYAAAAAAAAAATRPTQTQLDAAAVQFDPFRHLGSATAPATTPVSLNNNSFGLTAATGTATTAQLGGLSKSPTPGDLSSKDSKNVEVPEVIIGAILGPNGRSLVEIQHVSGANVQISKKGIFAPGTRNRIVTITGQPSAIAKAQYLIEQKINEEETKRARQIPLTTVVN is encoded by the exons GTGAGTCAGTTTGTTCTGGAATTGAggttgaaattgaaaataataacaataatcatATTCATCATG GCGAGACAACGTATCACATGAAGATATTGGTGCCCGCGGTGGCCTCCGGGGCCATCATCGGCAAAGGGGGCGAGACGATCGCCTCCCTCCAGAAAGACACGGGTGCTAGGGTCAAGATGTCAAAATCCCATGACTTCTACCCGG GCACTACTGAACGTGTGTGCCTGATTACCGGCTCCACGGAGGCCATCATGTTCGTTTTGGACTTTATCATGGACAAAATCCGTGAGAAGCCCGACCTAACCACAAAGATCATCGATGCCGAGTCGAAACAGACCCAGGAGCGTGACAAGCAGGTCAAGATCCTGGTTCCTAACTCGACCGCCGGCATGATCATCGGCAAGGGGGGTGCCTTCATTAAACAAATCAAGGAGGAGAGCGGCTCCTACGTCCAGATCTCGCAGAAGCCCAAGGATGTATCGCTGCAGGAGCGCTGCATCACCATCATTGGCGACAAGGAGAACAACAAGAACGCCTGCAAAATGATCCTCTCGAAGATCGTCGAGGACCCGCAGTCAGGCACCTGCCTTAACGTATCCTACGCGGATGTCAGTGGCCCGGTGGCCAACTTCAATCCGACCGGTTCTCCGTATGCCACCAACCAGAATGCCATCAATTCGAGCACCGCCTCGCTCAACTCCACGCTGGGTACAACGATCGGCGGCACTAGCTCCGCTGCCAGCCTGCTAGTCAACGGCACCGGCATTAACTTGTCCATCAACCTGGGCGCTCCCAATCCGGCGCCCAATCTAGCGGTTGCCACTCAACTTCTTGAGCATATTAAG GTTGCCATGCGCGGCTCTGGATATTCGGAGACCGTCACCACTGAAGTCTGCGCCGCTTTGGGCGTGCTGGCCAAGTACGGCGTTCTCGCCATGGGCGTGGGAGTACCGCACACCAATGGCGCCCACTCGACACTGGGCAACTTCCTCGGGGTAACGACACTGGACCAGCAGACTGCGGCCGCCGCATCCGCGGCCACCGCCAGCAACATGTTCGGGGCCGTCGGCCAGGTGAATCTGGAGCAGTATGCCGCAGCAGCGGCCGCTGCAGCTGCCGCGACCCGACCGACGCAGACGCAACTGGACGCTGCTGCGGTCCAATTCGATCCATTCCGCCACCTGGGCTCGGCCACGGCGCCGGCCACTACACCCGTATCGCTGAACAACAACAGCTTCGGGCTGACGGCCGCCACGGGCACGGCGACCACGGCACAGCTGGGCGGACTCAGCAAGAGCCCCACCCCGGGCGACCTCAGTTCCAAGGACTCGAAGAACGTCGAGGTGCCGGAAGTGATTATCGGCGCTATTCTAG GTCCGAACGGTCGTAGTTTAGTTGAAATTCAACATGTTTCTGGCGCAAATGTGCAAATTTCCAAAAAGGGCATATTCGCACCTGGCACTAGAAATCGCATTGTAACCATAACTGGTCAGCCGAGTGCCATTGCCAAAGCGCAATATCTAATTGAACAGAAAATCAACGAGGAGGAGACAAAGAGGGCGCGACAAATTCCATTAACCACTGTTGTGAATTAA